TATCTCCATTATAAGTAAATAAGAGAGGATATTCACTTATTCTGTCCAATACGCTCCTTATAAGCCTACCCTCACTCTCATAGCTTATCAGTTTGGCACCGTTTGATAACTCACCAGGGAGGCTTCCCCCTCTGTGCAGAACATGAACTTCTTTCCTCCCCGAGCTATCCACTATCGCGGCGGCTGCGACTGGCTTATCAGGTTCCCTAGGATCTGGTATCTTGTCTAATGGAGATAGGACCTCTATATCTAGTGCTGCATTCGGCATGCTTGGGGAGGGCTCATCGAAGAGCGGGATCATCGAGAGTAATATGTCCCTGACCTCGCCATCGGAGTGGAGCAATTCCCCTTCGAGTTCGGCTTCTATGCTGATCCTCCTCAAGCTCCCTGAGTCATCTATCTCATAGAGGCACCCCGGTATCAGATTTCTATCGAAGATGAAACAATCATAATATTTTATTCTCGCTTCCCAGACATCGTACCCCAGCTTGGCTAATGCATCCCTCATGTTTTTAGGAGATCCCCCTATCGCAAGCGGGTCCTTAGCCTCAACTTTAGTTAACTCCACCTCCCTATCCCTAAGGATATCGTATTTCCTGACCCTCGAGATCGAGTGAATCCTGGATGCGAACTCCGAGAGGGCTTCAGATACCCTCTCCTCAGGAGCATTGGTGAGGAGATATGGCTTGTGATCCGTTTCATCTTTAACCAGAAATATCTCTCCGCTATCTACATCGTAGAACTTCATCACAGCAGCTCTATCATCTCCTGAGTAGAATACTGAGAGCAGGACTCCTCTTCTCTGGGGCATTCGTAATCTATTGCAAGAAGGAGAATTTAAATAAGGTGCTACTAGGGGTTGCGAAAGAGGTGTCCACCAATGAGGTACAAGCTATTCGCGGTAGCTATGCTCGCACTTATGCTAGCTAGCCAGATGAGAATGGTAGATTCAGCTTATCCGATGCCAGTAGCGACCATCCAGATAAGGGAGGATTTTTCAGCTACAATGAAGGCGAGCGTATATAGGACGTTAAGTGGCGATGAAACTTACTTCTTCACGAATACCTTGAAGGCGCCTATCCTGTATTGGATGAACTTCAGAGGGAATGTTACGATGAATCAAACACCCGCCGGGCTTAGGGGAGAGTACAGATTCTTGCTTTATCCTCAAGTCGGGGATCCAACGAATAGAGCGGACTTCCTTAAGAAAGCCGCTGCTAGAGGTTATCTCTCAAACTCGACGATATTGAGCATGATGAGCTTCTTTTATGGAAGAAATTTGTTAATTTTATACGGGCTTAGATGGAGTTTCTTCAATGTGACCTATAGAGGGGTTCCTAACGTTAACTATACTGGTATAGCTGCGATATCATCGGCTTCCTCGAACTCGAGCGTGATAAAGAGCCTATGGGTCTCATATAAGAGCGAGACCCTTGAAACTCAAACGGTAGTCGTAAGTTATGAAATATATGCAGAGACTAAGCCCCTGACACTTAGGAAGAGCGCTAGTGGCGATTATTACGTTATGGATCTGAGCCCCCTCACTTATCTGCTACCTGACGATATAGCCTGCAACCTCTGGGTCAACTTCACGAACCCATCCATACAGATAATGGGAGGTAATTTGGCGCCCAAAGTGATTGTCTGGAACAATGCGCTCTGGGAATTTGTCCCACAGCTTCAAAAGGACGGGAAATCTCTCACAATAATAGTTAAACGCTCTGAAATTTATGTTACGCCTCAGCTGGTCCTCTTAGCCTCATTACCTCCGGTCGTAGTAGGAGCTTATATCTTCTGGAGGATAAAGGGAGAATCCTTGAGAGCTGGACGGGGATCCAAGGAAAAAAGATGATTTTTATGTAGCCTATCATACATATACTATTTTTGTTAGCTCCGCGTGAGCGAAGTGGAATTTTTATAAAGGCTGGGCCGCAGTGCCTCATGTAGGGGTGTAAAGTATTGCCTACGTGGGGATACTCGTACGCAGCTCAAGGCGAGAAGGAGGCAATGGCTTCTGGAAGGGACTTGAGAGTATCCTTCAAGGAGATGGTTGAGCTGTTGAGGGAAATAAGGGGAAAGAAGCTATCAGAAGCTTACAATATACTAGATGAAGTAATCGCTTTGAGGAGAGCGATTCCCTTCAAGAGGTACAATGGGGGGGTGCCTCACAGGAAGGGCATCTCCGGAGCGGGCAGGTACCCTGTCAAAGCAGCCAAACTCTTGAAGAAGATCCTGAAGAGCGCGGAGCATAACGCGATGAATAAGGATTTAGATCCTGATAACTTATACGTGAAGCATGCTGCAGCACAGATGGGGATGAAACTGAGGAGATTTTTCCCTAGGGCTTATGGGAGGGCATCTCCTAAGATCGAACAGATGGTCCACGTCGAGATAGTGCTAGAGGAGAGGGAGGAGAGTGAAGAATGAGCTCCGCGAAATCCATGCCTATATATAAGAAATTCGTTCAGGAGGGTATCGTTAAATATAAGCTCCATGAGTTCATGGAGAAGATATCTGATAAGGCGGGATTCCACGGGGTGGAGATCTCATCCACGCCTATAAGGGATATAATAACCGTTTACGTCGAGAGCCCCGGAGT
The sequence above is drawn from the Candidatus Korarchaeum cryptofilum OPF8 genome and encodes:
- a CDS encoding 50S ribosomal protein L22, whose amino-acid sequence is MPTWGYSYAAQGEKEAMASGRDLRVSFKEMVELLREIRGKKLSEAYNILDEVIALRRAIPFKRYNGGVPHRKGISGAGRYPVKAAKLLKKILKSAEHNAMNKDLDPDNLYVKHAAAQMGMKLRRFFPRAYGRASPKIEQMVHVEIVLEEREESEE